From uncultured Pseudodesulfovibrio sp.:
CCTCAAAAAGGAGAGTTGCTCGCTCCTGATTGGGCCGCCAACATGCGCGGTATGCATAATGCCATTCGCGCGTATTTCAAGGAGAATGACGTTTGGCAGGGCAAGAAGAATGGCGCCGAAAACGGGCCTCCGAAGTGGTTTTCTCCAGACTTTGAGAGAGGACGGCTCTCATGAAACATGAACATGTAAGTTTGTCATGTGATACGATCTGTCCTTTTTGCGGGACGACGGTTCCGGGCGGTGCCAGTGTGTGCACAGGGTGCAAGGCTGTCTATTGTATCCGCAAACGTATAGGGCGGCTTGGCGTCTCTTTTTTTGTGGTGGGCTTGTTTCTTGGCTATACCATATCACCTAACCATATGTTGCCTATTGCGCTGTTTGTTTCGGCGGTAGGAGCATTCAGCATGAATGTGCTTGATGCCCGTAAACCGTTCTGGCTTCGATACGACCCGTAGCCTTTGCTTCAATTCAAAATTTGGTTTTTCCCGTTATCCCAGTTGGGCGGTGACTTCTTCCGCCGTCAGTACTGAACATCCTACTTTTTCCAGATCAGCACAGTCCTTATCCGTGATACCGGCGATGCAGTCGCGCACGGCCACTACTCGCAGGTGGCAACTCATTGCGTCGTATATAGTTTGACGAACGCAATTGGCGAACCATGTTCCTGTCACAATGATTGTCTTGGCCGGTGCTTCCAGCAGGTACCATTCGAGTTGTGTCTTGTAGAAAGCGCTCCAGCTTTGTTTGTAAAGGACACACTCTTTTCCCGAAATACTTATGGGTGTTCCCCACTGGAGTTCTTCATGGTCGATGGTGACTCCTTCCGGGAGCAGTCCGTCAGCTATGAGTGCTCCCCATGTGTCAGGAACGACAAGTTCTGTCCCATTTTCAAGCAGTGTGCGCCTGCATGGTTCTGCCTTGTGTCCATTCTGGGTGTAAAGCCGAATGACATGGGCGATGTTTTTATCGGCTTTTCGAAAAGCTTCAACCAAAGTCTTGGTTCTGGGGAGGATTTCGAGAGCCTCGGGTCTTGATGCTGTCCCTTTGGGCTGTACAAAGTCATTTTGCATGTCAATGACGATAAGGGCACAGGAGTCGAAAGTCGGACAGGTATACGGGTCTTGTTGGAACATAATGGGTAATGAAGGTTATGAGGTTTGTCGGTTGAACCGTGGGTGCGTCGCAAGAAGAATCCCGCTAACGATGAGCAGGAAGCCTGCGCCGTGTGCCCATGTGGCAGATTCGTTCAAGATGAAATATGCTTCTATCGCGCAAAAAACAGGCAGAGTGTAATAGATGAATGAGGCCACGGTTGGGCCGATGATGGAGACAGCCTTGGTCCAGAGAACATAAGACACCAATGACGCACCGATGCCGATATACAGGACAGAACCAAT
This genomic window contains:
- a CDS encoding isochorismatase family cysteine hydrolase; this translates as MFQQDPYTCPTFDSCALIVIDMQNDFVQPKGTASRPEALEILPRTKTLVEAFRKADKNIAHVIRLYTQNGHKAEPCRRTLLENGTELVVPDTWGALIADGLLPEGVTIDHEELQWGTPISISGKECVLYKQSWSAFYKTQLEWYLLEAPAKTIIVTGTWFANCVRQTIYDAMSCHLRVVAVRDCIAGITDKDCADLEKVGCSVLTAEEVTAQLG